A genomic region of Anopheles aquasalis chromosome Y, idAnoAquaMG_Q_19, whole genome shotgun sequence contains the following coding sequences:
- the LOC126579927 gene encoding neurobeachin isoform X3, translated as MAELTRPPLGDIKRPEEVVKMSMTDNLKFAVLIGLIEVGQVANREVVNTVLHLLVGGEFDIELNFVVQDAQNVKHMLELLDHCPANLQAEVWSVFIAILKKSVRNLQACTEIGLIEHVLARLYQAEPIVADLLIEMLGVLASYSITVKELKLLFGAMKAVNGKWPRHSAKLLNVLKQMPHRNGPDVFFSFPGRKGSAVVLPPLAKWPYENGFTFSTWFRLDPINSVNIEREKPYLYCFKTSKGVGYTAHFVGNCLVLTSMKVKGKGFQHCVKYEFQPRKWYMIAIVYIYNRWTKSEIKCLVNGQLASSTEMAWLVSTNDPFDKCYVGATPELDEERVFCGQMAAIYLFSEALTTQQICAMHRLGPGYKSQFRFDNECYLNLPDNHKRVSDEATKSNASVAMLSLSPTSHVPLESNIHRNLVSGGSGAAGFAAAATMSAANTTAAGGASLATSATDPSGESFDFVSVLYDGKLSSAIVFMYNPVATDGQLCLQSAPKGNLSYFVHTPHSLMLQDVKAVVTHSIHCTLNSIGGIQVLFPLFSQLDMPYEGTDVRKDPTLCAKLLGFICELVESSQTVQQHMIQNRGFLVISFMLQRSSRDHLSLDVLGSFLSLTKYLVTCLSANSDLLLKQLLDHVLFNPSLWIYTPATVQARLYAYLATEFLSDTQIYSNVRRVSTVLQTVHTLKFYYWVVNPRSKSGITPKGLDGPRPAQKDILAIRAYILLFLKQLIMIGNGVKDDELQSILNYLMTMHEDENLHDVLQMLISLMSEHPSSMVPAFDVKHGVRTIFKLLAAESQLIRLQALKLLGFFLSRSTHKRKYDVMSPHNLYTLLAERLLLYEESMSLPTYNVLYEIMTEHISQQILYAKHPEPESHYRLENPMILKVVATLIRQSKQSEQLIEVKKLFLSDMTLLCNNNRENRRTVLQMSVWQEWLIAMAYIHPKSSEEQKLSDMVYSLFRMLLHHAIKYEYGGWRVWVDTLAIVHSKVSYEEFKLQFAQMYEHYEKHRTDNITDPALRQQRPISTISGWEHQGSTGSGKPPTESELVLEGHRGCAGPPHHQSVASIGTSATIATAAGCICGPETGETVMKNSTDDGFVGNSLPQDGACGKQNNLVNEQTADGKEPVTKRNTYTAEQAAGDEEVEDEEEEEEADEVPEEGKVEEVDAEENDPDQRRMLVVGDVKGAAAAASGTSDALVVQRIVDEIVDKSTANLVLAGWEERAVGAHCEKNGKQQIQAKDTPTEPTSSPVIKDEEIELAVNEVVKMSQLKPLEDESRSGHQQVSDSLSLVDAETISNSENVKDDSRRMKTTEEPLYKDENDEAKVAAFVHRYVEEMLDRVISEPEAAAEHSVEATESVTCEVQQMVQSIITDAVERAEKTNGTTTSGSVPQCQFGPESGGVVFHHGDHHEGTANSYAKISVVSEAMEGMAGNEKIVLLSEEEDERAVEEDENDEEEEDEEMEQGSEEEDEDEKDEKKQKEKKAVEQKVDEDDDDEDEEEEEEEEEEEEEEEEEEEEDEEQDEEEDEEDASKPGVLVGANEANQLSTKHETIAKAITEPSGTAEIMVTGSAPNSVPVAPEQMDTHKRSSTSAGAHPQTHASKVSTNGVNSGKLPSAPSTNSQPSLAQSMAGGGNGDGITYEGQPKRSSKQSSSSTGNRPMFSPGPTRPPFRIPEFKWSYIHQRLLSDVLFSLETDIQVWRSHSTKSVLDFVNSTENAIFVVNTVHLISQLADNLIIACGGLLPLLASATSPNSELDVLEPTQGMPLDVAVSFLQRLVNMADVLIFASSLNFSELEAEKNMSSGGILRQCLRLVCTCAVRNCLECKERTRGLYNGMALKDIPGGVHLQALIRGAQSTSSKTIIESLSGPLSPVKDPEKLLQDMDINRLRAVIYRDVKRLFQEETKQAQFLSLAIVYFISVLMVSKYRDILEPPVELQIHRNSSPVVHQRATPTQETGARPLFPQWSHHVYPQFLPGSHPNHQTAVVVPGGGASGITQGAIASGTGGGVCGSSMVQHGSSSSSSPNTTIISPSQAISSPSTAPTGINGASNHTNSNQCNNNHLISNTTRAKELNCATVNGGVPLPMYYNNNNHNNTTSSGGTCMFSSEMMNCYSPGGGGPTMAVASAAAIGGHLNHLHHHQQQHLQHPHMQQYQQQQQQQQTIVNNNMLNGGATGQPVEYGAAVMSGHVRGVTTGHGGRSVHHPSQPSPTPSAVLQHNGVPSTTASQGITSSTHHSGSGVVSEKLSKGTQSMQDGEYEVIVVDESNSSVIADDSHSSGPLSIKRRSSPSTSGSGAEAQVRPLNSQQPQQHKQAMVYSNAPRNDSADTGSNLTSDGLGATITTTNPLFSSSFSAAKSVDSDGGSLNLNSTENDPQEVETSSEIMPDDHKPTNSNDESWTDVNLNDDGVGDLKPRGADVPVAVLGSGGGGGGVGAGAIGVGGNDSGIMSIQTVGGGGLRLDGSGEPPVSSGEAGKHESSDISVVRMPEGYGPSSVSSAVVVGGGGVGGSNRGRNTDELNLKTPFVGQIPLAIPSREASLTQKLEIALGPVCPLLREIMVDFAPFLSKTLVGSHGQELLMEGKGLTTFKNSHSVVELVMLLCSQEWQNSLQKHAGLAFIELINEGRLLSHAMKDHIVRVANEAEFILNRMRADDVLKHADFESQCAQTLVERREEERMCDHLITAARRRDNVIASRLLEKVRNIMGNRHGAWGDMNANYSRQIYWKLDAWEDDARRRKRLVQNPRGSSHPQATLKASLVNGLGTAASAASAAAAAAAAAGASVAATNAPEDAGGDDTTAGVAGGSNRVALGGRSSRDELYSQIAVPRSQQPDLLDDSELLIEDRELDLDLTGPVNISTKAKLIAPGLVAPGTMSITSTEMYFEVDEENGEFQSIDAEVLKYCDHLHGKWYFSEIRAIFSRRYLLQNVALEIFLASRTSILFAFPDQHTVKKVIKALPRVGVGIKYGIPQTRRASMMSPRQLMRNSNMTQKWQRREISNFEYLMFLNTIAGRTYNDLNQYPVFPWVLTNYESRELDLSQPSNYRDLSKPIGALNPSRREYFEERYETWDTPGIPPFHYGTHYSTAAFALNWLIRIEPFTSMFLALQGGKFDHPDRLFSSVALSWKNCQRDTSDVKELIPEWYFLPEMFYNASEYRLGQRDDGTVVGDVELPPWAKTPEEFVRLNRMALESEFVSCQLHQWIDLIFGYKQRGPEAMRATNVFYYLTYEGSVDLETIGDLVTREAIENQIRNFGQTPSLLLMEPHPPRSSAMHLSPMMFNTMPDDVCMSLKFHLNSPIIHISANTYPQLPMPSVVTVTAGHQFAVNRWNCQYTASIQSPSYAESAQNMNANLPLTMDPLLSQINGHNSSSNQQNRRHLGDNFSQKLQIKSNCYVTTVDSRFLIACGFWDNSFRVFSTETAKIVQIIFGHFGVVTCLSRSECNITSDCYIASGSADCTILLWHWNARTQSIVGEGEIPTPRATLTGHETAVTSVVISAELGLVVSGSISGPVLVHTTFGDLLRSLEAPKGFISPENITLSREGFIVVNYDEGSVAAYTINGKLLRYETHNDNFQCMLLSRDGEYLMTAGNKGIVEVWRTFNLAPLYAFPACNSGIRSLALTHDQKYLLAGLATGSIIVFHIDFNRWHHEYQQRY; from the exons ATGGCGGAGCTCACGAGACCACCACTCGGCGACATCAAGCGGCCCGAGGAGGTGGTGAAGATGTCGATGACTGACAACCTCAAGTTCGCCGTCCTCATCGGACTGATCGAGGTGGGCCAGGTGGCAAACCGCGAAGTCGTCAACACGGTGCTGCATTTG CTGGTCGGTGGCGAGTTCGATATTGAGCTGAATTTCGTGGTACAGGATGCGCAGAACGTGAAACACATGCTCGAGCTACTCGACCACTGTCCGGCCAACTTGCAGGCCGAAGTGTGGAGCGTGTTTATCGCGATTCTTAAGAAGAGCGTACGCAACCTGCAGGCCTGCACGGAGATCGGGCTGATTGAGCACGTGCTGGCTCGCCTGTATCAGGCGGAACCCATCGTCGCAG ATCTGCTGATCGAGATGCTGGGCGTGCTAGCGAGCTACAGCATTACTGTGAAGGAGCTAAAGCTGCTTTTCGGGGCGATGAAAGCCGTGAACGGCAAATGGCCTCGCCATTCGGCCAAGCTGCTCAACGTTCTGAAGCAGATGCCGCACCGCAATGGACCAGACGTGTTTTTCAGCTTTCCCGGCCGGAAGGGTTCG GCCGTTGTACTACCACCGTTAGCGAAATGGCCTTACGAGAATGGTTTCACCTTCAGCACCTGGTTTCGGCTCGATCCGATCAATTCCGTCAATATCGAACGAGAGAAACCGTATCTGTACTG ttttaaaACGTCCAAGGGTGTCGGTTACACGGCCCACTTCGTCGGCAACTGCCTGGTGCTAACGTCAATGAAGGTGAAGGGCAAAGGTTTTCAGCACTGCGTGAAGTACGAGTTCCAGCCGCGCAAATGGTATATGATAGCGATCGTGTACATTTACAACCGGTGGACGAAGAGCGAAATCAAGTGCCTGGTAAACGGACAGTTGGCCTCCAGCACCGAGATGGCATGGCTCGTATCCACGAACGAC CCATTCGACAAGTGCTACGTTGGAGCAACGCCAGAACTAGATGAGGAGCGTGTATTCTGCGGCCAGATGGCGGCCATCTACCTGTTCTCTGAGGCGCTCACAACACAGCAAATCTGCGCGATGCATCGACTAGGCCCTGGCTACAAG TCTCAGTTCCGCTTCGATAACGAATGCTATCTGAATCTGCCGGACAATCATAAGCGGGTGAGTGACGAAGCAACGAAATCTAACGCATCCGTCGCCATGTTGTCGCTTTCGCCAACGTCCCACGTCCCGCTCGAGTCCAACATCCATAGAAATCTTGTTAGCGGGGGTTCGGGCGCAGCTGGGTTTGCAGCCGCAGCTACCATGTCCGCGGCCAATACCACCGCGGCCGGCGGCGCTTCCCTAGCTACTTCTGCCACCGACCCCAGTGGCGAATCGTTTGATTTTGTATCC GTATTGTACGATGGGAAATTGTCGAGCGCTATCGTGTTCATGTACAATCCTGTTGCAACCGACGGTCAGCTCTGCCTGCAGTCTGCCCCCAAGGGTAACCTATCTTACTTCGTCCATACACCGCACTCGTTGATGCTGCAG GATGTGAAGGCCGTAGTAACGCACTCGATACACTGCACGCTAAACTCGATCGGTGGCATCCAGGTGCTGTTCCCACTGTTCTCGCAGTTGGATATGCCATATGAAGGAACGGACGTTCGAAAGGACCCAACACTGTG tgCTAAACTGCTTGGGTTCATTTGTGAGCTCGTCGAAAGTTCGCAGACGGTGCAGCAACATATGATACAG AACCGTGGATTTCTGGTGATCTCGTTCATGCTACAACGGTCGTCCCGTGATCATCTGTCCCTGGACGTACTAGGGTCGTTCCTGAGCCTTACAAAGTATCTGGTGACGTGTTTGTCAGCCAACTCGGATCTGCTGCTGAAACAG CTACTCGACCATGTGCTGTTCAATCCGTCGCTTTGGATCTATACGCCGGCCACGGTGCAGGCTCGCCTTTACGCCTACCTGGCGACCGAGTTCCTGAGTGACACACAAATCTACAGCAACGTCCGGCGGGTAAGCACGGTGTTGCAGACCGTGCACACTCTCAAATTCTACTACTGGGTAGTGAATCCGCGCTCGAAGAGCGGTATCACACCGAAGGGATTGGATGGTCCGCGGCCAGCCCAAAAGGACATCTTGGCCATCCGAGCGTACATTCTGCTGTTCCTCAAGCAACTGATCATGATCGGTAACGGGGTGAAGGATGACGAGTTGCAGAGCATTCTCAACTACCTGATGACCATGCACGAGGACGAGAACCTGCACGacgtgctgcagatgctgatATCGTTGATGTCTGAGCACCCAAGCTCGATGGTGCCGGCGTTCGATGTGAAGCACGGCGTGCGCACAATCTTCAAGCTGCTCGCCGCCGAAAGCCAGCTGATCCGGTTGCAGGCCCTTAAGTTGCTGGGATTCTTCCTCTCGCGCAGCACGCACAA GCGAAAGTATGATGTAATGTCGCCCCATAACCTGTACACACTCCTTGCCGAGCGGCTACTGTTGTACGAGGAGTCAATGTCGCTGCCCACATACAACGTGCTTTACGAGATCATGACCGAGCACATCTCGCAACAGATTCTGTACGCTAAGCACCCGGAACCGGAGAGCCACTATCGGTTGGAAAATCCAATGATACTGAAGGTGGTTGCCACGCTGATACGACAGTCGAAACAATCggagcagctgatcgaggTCAAGAAGCTTTTCCTGTCCGACATGACGTTACTGTGTAACAATAATCGCGAAAACCGGCGCACCGTGCTGCAGATGAGCGTGTGGCAGGAGTGGCTGATCGCGATGGCCTACATCCACCCGAAGAGTTCCGAGGAGCAGAAGCTGTCGGATATGGTGTACTCGCTgttccggatgctgctgcaccatgcGATCAAGTACGAGTACGGTGGTTGGCGAGTATGGGTTGACACTCTAGCGATCGTGCACTCGAAGGTATCGTATGAGGAGTTTAAGCTACAATTTGCCCAAATGTATGAGCACTACGAGAAGCACCGTACGGACAACATCACCGATCCGGCACTACGGCAACAGCGAccgatcagcaccatcagcggctGGGAGCATCAGGGGTCCACTGGCAGTGGTAAGCCACCTACCGAGTCCGAGTTGGTGCTGGAAGGACATCGGGGCTGCGCTGGACCACCGCACCATCAGTCAGTAGCGTCTATTGGTACCagtgccaccattgccactgcCGCCGGATGCATTTGTGGACCCGAAACTGGCGAAACGGTCATGAAGAACTCTACCGACGACGGATTTGTTGGCAATTCGCTCCCTCAGGACGGTGCGTGCGGCAAGCAGAACAACCTAGTGAATGAGCAAACCGCAGACGGCAAAGAGCCAGTTACAAAACGGAATACTTACACAGCCGAACAGGCCGCTGGCgatgaggaggtggaggacgaggaagaagaagaagaagcagacgaAGTGCCAGAGGAAGGCAAAGTAGAGGAAGTAGACGCGGAGGAGAACGATCCTGACCAGCGAagaatgctggtggtgggtgatgtGAAGGGTGCCGCAGCCGCTGCTTCGGGAACATCTgatgcgctggtggtgcagcgTATCGTCGACGAAATCGTTGACAAATCAACCGCCAACTTGGTGCTGGCAGGCTGGGAAGAGCGGGCCGTGGGAGCGCATTGCGAGAAGAATGGCAAGCAACAGATCCAGGCAAAAGACACACCGACCGAACCCACATCATCGCCCGTAATCAAAGACGAAGAGATCGAGCTTGCGGTCAATGAGGTGGTGAAGATGAGCCAGCTTAAGCCTCTCGAAGACGAGAGTAGAAGTGGCCACCAACAGGTCAGCGATAGTTTGTCGCTTGTTGACGCCGAAACGATAAGCAATAGCGAGAACGTAAAGGATGATTCGCGAAGAATGAAGACAACAGAGGAGCCGCTGTACAAAGATGAGAACGATGAGGCGAAAGTAGCGGCATTCGTACATCGATATGTCGAGGAGATGCTGGACCGTGTGATTTCCGAGCCGGAAGCTGCAGCCGAGCACAGCGTAGAAGCGACGGAATCGGTTACTTGCGAGGTACAGCAGATGGTCCAATCGATTATCACCGATGCCGTGGAACGAGCGGAGAAAACGAATGGTACTACCACGAGTGGAAGCGTACCGCAATGCCAGTTTGGTCCAGAGAGTGGCGGGGTGGTGTTCCATCACGGCGACCACCACGAGGGAACGGCCAACAGCTACGCCAAGATTAGTGTGGTTTCCGAAGCAATGGAAGGGATGGCGGGTAACGAGAAGATCGTTTTGctcagcgaagaagaagatgagcgGGCCGTGGAGGAAGACGAAAatgacgaggaagaagaggacgaggagatgGAGCAGGGGTCtgaggaagaagacgaagatgaGAAGGatgagaagaagcaaaaggagaagaaggcggTGGAGCAGAAggtggacgaggacgatgatgacgaggatgaagaggaggaagaagaagaggaagaggaagaggaagaagaagaggaggaggaagaagaggacgaggaacaggatgaagaggaagatgaagaggatGCAAGCAAACCAGGAGTGCTTGTGggagcaaacgaagcaaaccaGCTGTcgacgaaacacgaaacgattGCAAAGGCCATTACGGAGCCATCGGGAACGGCTGAGATTATGGTAACCGGAAGTGCGCCGAACAGTGTGCCAGTAGCGCCAGAACAGATGGACACACACAAGCGTTCCTCAACCAGTGCAGGTGCGCATCCTCAAACGCACGCCTCCAAGGTGTCGACGAATGGTGTCAACTCTGGGAAGTTGCCATCGGCCCCATCGACCAACAGCCAGCCGTCACTTGCACAATCCATGGCTGGGGGAGGCAACGGTGACGGCATCACCTACGAGGGTCAACCCAAGCGCTCGTCGAAGCAATCCAGTTCCTCTACGGGCAACCGGCCAATGTTCTCACCCGGTCCAACACGCCCACCATTCCGCATACCTGAGTTCAAATGGTCCTACATCCACCAGCGGTTGCTATCCGATGTCCTGTTCTCGCTGGAAACGGACATCCAGGTGTGGCGGAGCCATTCTACCAAAAGTGTGCTGGATTTCGTCAATTCCACTGAGAATGCGATCTTCGTCGTGAACACGGTCCATCTGATCTCGCAGCTGGCGGACAATTTGATAATCGCGTGCGGCgggctgctgccactgctggccaGCGCCACTTCCCCCAACTCGGAGCTGGACGTTCTCGAACCGACGCAAGGGATGCCGCTAGACGTGGCCGTCTCTTTTCTGCAGCGGCTGGTGAACATGGCAGACGTGCTGATCTTTGCCAGCTCGCTCAACTTCAGCGAGCTAGAGGCGGAAAAGAATATGTCGTCCGGTGGCATCCTGCGCCAGTGTCTGCGGCTGGTGTGCACTTGCGCCGTCCGCAACTGCCTCGAGTGCAAGGAGCGCACGCGCGGTTTATACAACGGGATGGCACTGAAGGATATACCGGGCGGTGTGCATCTACAGGCCCTGATCCGGGGTGCCCAATCGACGTCGTCGAAAACGATTATCGAGTCGCTTTCCGGGCCGCTGAGTCCAGTGAAGGATCCGGAAAAGTTATTGCAGGACATGGACATCAATCGGCTGCGGGCGGTCATCTATCGCGATGTG AAACGGCTCTTTCAGGAGGAAACCAAGCAAGCCCAGTTTCTGTCACTCGCCATCGTCTACTTCATCTCGGTGCTCATGGTGTCTAAGTATCGCGACATTCTCGAGCCACCAGTGGAGCTGCAGATCCACCGGAATTCGTCGCCCGTGGTCCATCAACGCGCTACACCCACGCAAG AGACCGGCGCTCGGCCGCTCTTCCCACAGTGGTCGCACCACGTTTACCCCCAGTTTTTACCCGGTTCGCATCCCAACCACCAAACAGCAGTAGTGGTTCCTGGTGGAGGGGCCAGTGGAATCACCCAAGGAGCCATCGCtagtggtaccggtggtggtgtctgtgGGAGCAGCATGGTGCAgcatggtagcagcagcagcagcagccccaatACAACTATCATTTCGCCCTCGCAAGCCATCTCGTCTCCATCGACCGCTCCGACCGGCATTAATGGCGCCAGTAACCACACTAATAGCAACCAGTGCAACAACAATCATCTGATCAGCAACACCACGCGAGCTAAGGAGCTCAACTGCGCGacggtgaatggtggtgtgcCGTTGCCAATGTAttacaataacaataatcacAACAACACTACTAGCAGTGGTGGTACCTGCATGTTCTCGAGCGAAATGATGAACTGCTACTCACCCGGCGGTGGTGGGCCAACGATGGCAGTAGCATCGGCGGCAGCCATCGGAGGCCACCTTAATcatctgcaccaccaccaacagcaacacctgCAGCATCCACATATGCAACagtaccaacagcagcagcagcagcagcagaccatcGTGAACAACAACATGCTGAACGGCGGGGCAACGGGGCAGCCGGTCGAATATGGAGCGGCTGTAATGAGTGGTCATGTGCGGGGCGTGACCACCGGCCACGGTGGTCGCTCGGTTCACCACCCGTCACagccatcaccaacaccgtCAGCGGTGCTTCAACATAACGGTGTCCCCAGCACAACTGCCAGCCAGGGcattaccagcagcacccaccattccggttccggtgtcgtCAGTGAAAAGCTGTCCAAAG GAACCCAATCGATGCAGGATGGCGAGTACGAAGTGATCGTTGTCGACGAGAGCAACTCCTCCGTAATTGCCGACGATTCTCATTCGAGCGGTCCACTCTCGATCAAG CGGAGATCATCGCCGAGCACGTCTGGTAGCGGTGCCGAAGCACAGGTCCGTCCTTTGAATTCtcagcaaccgcaacagcatAAACAGGCGATGGTATATTCCAACGCGCCGCGCAATGACAGCGCCGACACAGGCAGCAACTTAACCAGCGACGGGCTAGGagcaaccatcaccactaccaacCCCTTATTCTCTTCGTCCTTCTCCGCGGCGAAG AGTGTGGACTCAGATGGTGGCTCCCTGAACCTGAACTCAACCGAAAACGATCCACAGGAGGTGGAAACGTCTAGTGAAATCATGCCGGAcgaccacaaaccaaccaactcgaACGACGAGAGCTGGACCGATGTCAACTTGAACGATGACGGAGTTGGCGATTTGAAGCCACGTGGCGCCGATGTACCCGTTGCCGTGctcggcagtggcggcggcggcggtggtgtagGAGCTGGTGCAATCGGCGTCGGCGGCAACGATTCTGGCATAATGTCAATTCAAACGGTGGGAGGAGGTGGATTGCGCCTAGACGGAAGCGGCGAGCCACCGGTCAGTTCTGGTGAAGCTGGAAAGCACGAGTCGTCCGACATTTCGGTCGTACGGATGCCGGAGGGATACGGACCGTCGTCAGTGTCgtccgcggtggtggttggcggcggtggcgtcggtggtaGCAATCGTGGCCGCAACACCGACGAGCTCAACCTGAAGACTCCGTTCGTCGGCCAGATTCCGCTGGCGATACCGTCGCGGGAGGCCAGCCTGACACAGAAGCTCGAGATCGCCCTCGGACCCGTGTGCCCGCTGTTGCGCGAGATTATGGTGGATTTTGCGCCATTCCTTTCGAAGACGCTGGTCGGCTCGCATGGCCAAGAGCTGCTGATGGAGGGCAAGGGTCTGACGACGTTCAAGAACAGTCACTCGGTGGTTgagctggtgatgctgctgtgctcgCAGGAGTGGCAGAACAGCCTGCAGAAACACGCCGGTCTCGCCTTTATCGAGCTGATCAACGAGGGTCGGTTACTGTCGCACGCGATGAAGGACCACATTGTGCGAGTCGCCAACGAGGCCGAGTTCATTCTCAACCGGATGCGGGCAGACGATGTGCTGAAGCACGCCGACTTTGAATCACAGTGCGCCCAGACGCTGGTTGAGCGGCGTGAGGAGGAACGCATGTGCGACCATCTCATCACGGCTGCCCGCCGCCGCGACAACGTCATAGCGAGCCGGCTGCTGGAGAAGGTGCGGAACATCATGGGTAACCGGCATGGGGCGTGGGGCGACATGAACGCCAACTACTCGCGTCAGATTTACTGGAAGCTAGATGCGTGGGAAGACGATGCACGGCGCCGGAAGCGTCTGGTGCAGAATCCGCGCGGCTCGAGTCACCCGCAGGCCACACTGAAGGCGTCGCTCGTCAATGGCTtaggaacagcagcatcagcggcatcggcagcagcagcagcagcagcagcagcaggtgcctCAGTTGCAGCCACCAACGCCCCCGAggatgctggtggcgatgaCACCACCGCAGGTGTTGCCGGTGGCAGCAACCGTGTGGCACTGGGGGGCAGGTCGAGCCGGGACGAGCTTTACTCGCAGATAGCGGTGCCGCGTTCGCAACAGCCCGATCTGCTGGACGATTCGGAGCTGCTGATAGAGGACCGCGAGCTCGACCTCGACCTGACCGGCCCGGTCAACATAAGCACAAAGGCGAAGCTGATCGCCCCTGGGTTAGTTGCGCCTGGCACGATGTCAATTACTTCCACCGAGATGTACTTCGAGGTGGACGAAGAGAATGGCGAGTTCCAGTCAATCGATGCGGAGGTGCTGAAGTACTGTGACCACCTACACGGCAAGTGGTACTTTTCGGAGATACGCGCTATCTTCTCCCGCCGCTATTTGCTGCAGAACGTGGCCCTCGAAATCTTCCTCGCCAGCCGCACCTCGATCCTGTTCGCTTTTCCCGACCAGCACACGGTGAAGAAAGTGATCAAGGCGTTACctcgcgtcggtgtcggtatCAAGTACGGCATACCGCAAACGCGCCGCGCCTCGATGATGTCGCCACGCCAGCTGATGCGCAACTCGAACATGACACAGAAGTGGCAGCGGCGCGAAATCTCCAACTTCGAGTATCTGATGTTCCTGAACACGATCGCTGGCCGGACGTACAACGACCTCAACCAGTACCCGGTGTTTCCGTGGGTGTTGACGAACTACGAGTCGCGCGAGCTCGACCTCAGCCAGCCGTCCAACTATCGCGATCTGTCGAAGCCAATCGGTGCGCTCAACCCGAGCCGGCGCGAATATTTCGAGGAGCGCTACGAAACGTGGGACACACCCGGCATACCGCCGTTTCACTACGGTACGCACTACTCGACCGCCGCCTTTGCGCTCAACTGGCTGATCCGGATCGAACCGTTCACCAGCATGTTCTTGGCGCTGCAGGGTGGCAAGTTCGACCATCCGGATCGCCTGTTCTCTTCCGTGGCACTGTCGTGGAAGAACTGCCAGCGGGACACATCGGACGTTAAAGAGCTGATACCGGAATGGTACTTCCTGCCCGAAATGTTTTACAACGCGTCCGAGTACCGACTCGGCCAACGGGACGACGGTACCGTGGTAGGTGATGTCGAGCTGCCACCGTGGGCCAAAACACCCGAAGAGTTCGTGCGGTTGAACCGTATGGCGCTGGAATCGGAGTTCGTCTCCTGTCAGCTGCATCAGTGGATCGATCTGATCTTCGGTTACAAGCAGCGTGGCCCGGAAGCGATGCGGGCCACCAACGTGTTCTACTACCTAACATACGAGGGCAGTGTCGATCTGGAGACTATTGGTGATCTGGTGACGCGCGAGGCGATCGAGAACCAGATTCGAAACTTTGGCCAAACGCCtagcctgctgctgatggagccGCATCCGCCGCGCTCGTCCGCGATGCACCTGTCGCCGATGATGTTCAACACGATGCCTGACGACGTGTGTATGTCGCTGAAATTCCACCTAAATTCGCCAATCATACACATCTCGGCGAACACGTATCCGCAGCTGCCGATGCCGTCGGTGGTAACCGTCACAGCTGGCCATCAGTTTGCGGTCAATCGGTGGAACTGCCAGTACACGGCGAGCATACAGAGCCCTAGTTATGCTGAATCGGCGCAGAACATGAATGCAAACTTGCCGCTCACGATGGATCCGTTGCTAT CTCAAATCAATGGCCACAATAGTAGCAGCAATCAGCAGAATCGACGACACCTGGGCGACAACTTTAGTCAGAAGCTGCAGATCAAGTCGAACTGCTACGTGACCACGGTCGACAGCCGCTTCCTGATTGCGTGTGGCTTTTGGGATAACAGTTTTCGGGTGTTTTCAACGGAAACAGCTAAAATCGTGCAGATAATTTTCGGTCATTTCGGCGTGGTTACGTGTCTGTCTCGCTCGGAGTGCAACATTACCTCCGATTGCTACATCGCGTCCGGTTCAGCCGACTGCACCATCTTGCTCTGGCACTGGAACGCCCGCACACAGTCAATCGTCGGTGAGGGCGAG ATACCTACCCCGCGCGCCACACTGACGGGACACGAGACAGCAGTAACCTCGGTAGTCATCAGTGCTGAGCTGGGACTGGTGGTATCGGGCTCAATCA GCGGCCCAGTACTGGTGCACACGACGTTTGGTGATCTGCTGCGTTCCCTTGAAGCGCCGAAGGGCTTTATCTCACCAGAAAACATAACCTTGTCGCGCGAAGGCTTCATAGTAGTAAACTATGACGAGGGTAGCGTGGCTGCTTACACCATCAATGGAAAGCTGCTGCGGTATGAAACGCACAACGACAACTTCCAG TGTATGCTGCTGTCGCGCGATGGTGAGTATTTGATGACCGCCGGCAACAAGGGCATTGTGGAGGTATGGCGCACGTTCAATTTGGCGCCCCTGTACGCCTTCCCTGCGTGCAACAGCGGCATCCGCTCGCTAGCCCTCACCCACGATCAAAA GTACCTCCTGGCCGGGTTAGCGACAGGTTCGATCATCGTATTCCATATCGATTTCAACCGCTGGCACCACGAGTATCAGCAGCGCTACTGA